From Actinomycetota bacterium:
TTCGAGGTACCGGCGCCCCCACGTCCGTGACCGACGTGAAGGACGCACGTGACCAGCTCCGACCAGCGGCTCGTCCGCAACGTCGCCGGGCTGCGCTGCCGCGAGTGTGGCAGCGAACAGCCGGTCGGCCCGAGCCACGTCTGCGGGTTCTGCTTCGGCCCGCTCGAACCCGTCTACGACGAGGCCGTCGTCGCCGCACGCGCACACCGCGACGTGATCACGGCGGGGCCGGCGACCCTGTGGCGGTACGCGCCGCTCCTGCCGATCGTCCGTGACGGGCCACTGCCCGACGACCTGGGGACCGGGCTGAGCCCGCTCCGCCCCGCCCCGCGGCTCGCCGCCCGGCTGGGGCTGGGCCGGCTGTGGCTGAAGGACGACACCCGCAACCCGTCGGGCTCGTTCAAGGACCGGGTGGTGTCCGTCGCGCTGCAGGCGGCGCACGCGTTCGGCATCGACACGCTGGCCTGCGCGTCGACGGGCAACCTCGCCAACTCGGTGGCGGCTCACGCGGCGCACGCTGGCATGGACGCGTACGTCTTCGTCCCCCACGACCTCGAGGAGGCCAAGATCGTCAGCTCCGCGGTGTACGGGGCCAACGTGGTGGCGGTGAAGGGCAGCTACGACGACGTCAACCGCCTCTGCGCGGAGGCCGCCGACGATCTGGGGTGGGGTTTCGCGAACGTCAACCTGCGCGCCTACTACGCGGAGGGGTCCAAGACGCTCGGTTTCGAGGTCGCCGAGCAGCTCGGGTGGCGCCTGCCCGACCACGTGGTCGTGCCGGTGGCGT
This genomic window contains:
- the thrC gene encoding threonine synthase; protein product: MTSSDQRLVRNVAGLRCRECGSEQPVGPSHVCGFCFGPLEPVYDEAVVAARAHRDVITAGPATLWRYAPLLPIVRDGPLPDDLGTGLSPLRPAPRLAARLGLGRLWLKDDTRNPSGSFKDRVVSVALQAAHAFGIDTLACASTGNLANSVAAHAAHAGMDAYVFVPHDLEEAKIVSSAVYGANVVAVKGSYDDVNRLCAEAADDLGWGFANVNLRAYYAEGSKTLGFEVAEQLGWRLPDHVVVPVASGSQLTKVHRAFRELVRHGLVEDHPTRISGAQAAGCNPVAAAFKAGRDVIRPVKADTIAKSLAIGNPADGYYAVNVVRDTGGEVDDVTDDEIRDGMRLLAETEGIFAETAGGVTIATLAKLASTGVVTAGEEVVAMITGNGLKTVESLTGHVGPAFHIEPSLDAFGRQLRSRG